A region of Anopheles merus strain MAF chromosome 2R, AmerM5.1, whole genome shotgun sequence DNA encodes the following proteins:
- the LOC121590979 gene encoding crossover junction endonuclease EME1: MSFPLANPDRLKLQHHAEEQRNLKPGHCNKFLHAVIDPAFLREPHGAQLLPKLAELGCKYELSAQPAPTTITFYRTVPAKLTPAGTMTDTTVHEPFAVHLLDGGTLAAYVRNRQLLAAVRSVKEALPGRRLSLLVFGLVAYCRVHRGCVGRRETEQALTEVQLYEDTSHQLLETDEQVGNFVAQLARAIAERPYKQQQLDKYSCDQVYLGNEKKGCVRVEGTAGLQQLYQAQLIKIPSVTLEIAEAIMGAYPTVRSLLEGFRAAGPADGPHLLANVSIRRAGGPITSANRRIGPELSRKIYSLYGSTNPKQEL, from the coding sequence ATGTCATTTCCCCTCGCCAACCCGGACCGGCTGAAGCTGCAGCACCACGCCGAGGAGCAGCGCAACCTCAAGCCGGGCCATTGCAACAAGTTCCTGCACGCCGTCATCGATCCGGCCTTTCTGCGCGAACCCCACGGCGCCCAGCTACTGCCCAAGCTGGCCGAGCTGGGCTGCAAGTACGAACTGAGCGCCCAACCAGCCCCAACCACCATCACGTTCTACCGCACCGTGCCGGCAAAGCTTACGCCGGCCGGTACGATGACGGACACGACCGTACACGAACCATTCGCCGTCCATCTGCTCGACGGTGGCACACTCGCCGCGTACGTACGCAACCGCCAGCTGCTGGCCGCTGTGCGAAGCGTCAAGGAAGCACTGCCCGGTCGCCGTCTAAGTCTGCTCGTGTTCGGACTGGTCGCCTACTGCCGCGTCCATCGGGGTTGTGTGGGGCGCCGGGAAACGGAGCAAGCGCTCACGGAGGTCCAGCTGTACGAGGACACATCGCACCAGCTGCTGGAAACGGACGAGCAGGTGGGCAACTTTGTCGCCCAGCTGGCGCGTGCCATTGCCGAGCGGCcgtacaagcagcagcagctggacaAGTACAGCTGCGACCAGGTGTACCTGGGCAACGAGAAGAAGGGCTGCGTGCGGGTGGAAGGTACGGCCGGCTTGCAGCAGCTCTACCAGGCCCAGCTCATCAAGATACCGTCCGTGACGCTCGAGATAGCGGAAGCGATAATGGGCGCCTACCCGACGGTTCGCTCGCTGCTGGAGGGGTTCCGGGCGGCGGGCCCGGCAGACGGACCGCACCTGCTTGCCAACGTTTCGATCCGACGTGCGGGCGGCCCGATTACGTCCGCGAACCGTCGCATCGGGCCGGAGTTGAGCCGCAAAATCTACTCACTGTACGGTTCCACCAATCCCAAACAAGAGTTATAA
- the LOC121590976 gene encoding exosome component 10 isoform X1, which translates to MAAKMTDNKKQKKAGKSNAQAAESNGIEMGSPSIKNDQASDNEGIREMCEQGQNAIIAGMKAANAMPSGRSRDLYAAHPEFIKIMDTRANQVLHIIANILQLQGVQGNILHRDPDERLEMIHDFNDNILERIHSNLDEMAGIRKVVPTVLVQSEVQVPVTPRYRLSGAWNERQKGEPVKATLITGTNIARPQVKFKVPVDNSRLNPFVPKIRDKPHSLKPLAVLPEYDEAGNIVSYLHPYEFELDRFQPAKHVFERTTPQEPVPLERTPLMYVDQESQLAELVRELQAAKEIAIDLEHHSYRSYQGFTCLMQLSTRTKDYIVDTLALRDELHVLNEVFTDPKKLKVLHGSVSDIEWLQRDLGLYLVNMFDTGEAARVLQFSRIGLQFLLKHYCNIDTDKAFQLADWRIRPIPENFIEYARKDTHYLLYIYDRMRNELLEKGESLLQTVYDKSTFMCKQRYQKPVMNEDTVMNIYRRSRYVFDHRQMYAFREVLYWRDQIARLEDESPGYVLPQHMALDIASKLPREMQGIIACCTPVPSLVRQHLHALHKIVLKARELPAVAGGNQAQTKEQHADTRYKMHSAFDFDNPLVCPHDDAGHGTDDAGATNRPTLLGDLTNRMEAATPVPAINANLLKDVPDMGVLAVPKIRTIDTRGHVGLSESDVSEAKLTKLLALHTNHLQQDQSEEAGSENKASKYEQNKFNTPFERYLETCRLRQLKERNDEALQKQQNTGATSKQSTETPSADVLTLQQPIPPAPATVVVVKEEASQKAPPQLLTQNQLKRLEEAKERKSIAAGEKLCFNGTVIMEKPANQTPGKRKSFPMEINVSSSSDAIEQDLQPAAGERKPADKLHMEPFKDQSKPAGPHNDSANWGEKPAKSKKDKQRQRNKAKSSVGQGGGRQSSNKPVVPFDYNNVDFSRFQGGSKPLAGPRKGKRPGFAFTLADDPNEGSSGNNTNKKLHPNSRIAKNIKKTQKMFNLSTSGGHGGGGKRK; encoded by the exons ATGGCTGCAAAAATGACcgataataaaaaacaaaagaaagctGGCAAGAGCAATGCACAGGCGGCGGAGAGCAACGGCATCGAAATGGGGTCACCATCGATAAAGAACGATCAAGCCTCCGATAATGAAGGCATACGGGAGATGTGTGAG CAAGGACAGAACGCTATCATCGCCGGGATGAAGGCGGCAAACGCGATGCCGTCGGGACGGTCTCGCGACCTATATGCGGCACATCCAGAGTTCATCAAAATCATGGACACGCGGGCCAACCAGGTGCTGCATATAATCGCGAACATTTTGCAGCTGCAGGGAGTACAGGGCAACATTCTGCA CCGCGATCCGGACGAGCGGTTAGAGATGATTCACGATTTCAACGACAACATACTGGAGCGGATACACTCCAACCTGGATGAGATGGCCGGCATACGGAAGGTCGTCCCAACCGTGCTGGTCCAGTCGGAGGTGCAGGTACCGGTGACGCCCCGCTATCGACTGAGCGGTGCCTGGAACGAGCGGCAGAAAGGTGAACCGGTCAAAGCCACGCTCATCACCGGCACCAACATCGCCCGGCCGCAGGTAAAGTTCAAGGTGCCGGTCGACAATTCACGGCTCAACCCGTTCGTGCCGAAGATACGGGACAAACCGCACTCGCTGAAACCGTTAGCCGTGTTGCCAGAGTACGACGAGGCGGGCAACATTGTAAGCTATCTGCATCCGTACGAGTTCGAGCTGGACCGGTTCCAGCCGGCAAAGCACGTGTTCGAACGGACGACACCGCAGGAACCGGTGCCGCTGGAGCGCACGCCCCTAATGTACGTCGACCAAGAGTCGCAGCTGGCGGAGCTGGTGCGCGAGCTGCAAGCGGCGAAGGAGATTGCAATCGATCTCGAGCACCACTCGTACCGCAGCTACCAAGGCTTCACCTGCCTGATGCAGCTGTCCACGCGCACCAAGGACTACATCGTGGATACGCTAGCGCTGCGCGACGAGCTGCACGTGCTGAACGAGGTGTTTACCGATCCGAAGAAGCTGAAGGTGCTGCACGGCTCGGTCAGCGATATCGAATGGTTGCAGCGCGATCTGGGCCTGTACCTGGTGAACATGTTCGACACCGGCGAGGCGGCCCGCGTACTGCAGTTCTCGCGCATTGGGCTGCAGTTTCTGCTGAAGCACTACTGCAACATCGACACGGACAAAGCGTTCCAGCTGGCGGACTGGCGCATCCGCCCAATACCGGAAAACTTCATCGAGTACGCGCGGAAGGACACACACTATCTGCTGTATATTTACGATCGCATGAGGAACGAGCTGCTCGAGAAGGGCGAAAGCTTGCTGCAGACCGTGTACGACAAGTCAACGTTCATGTGCAAGCAGCGCTACCAGAAGCCGGTCATGAACGAGGACACGGTGATGAACATCTATCGCCGGTCGCGGTACGTCTTCGACCACCGGCAGATGTACGCGTTCCGGGAGGTGCTGTACTGGCGCGATCAGATCGCCCGGCTGGAGGACGAATCACCGGGCTACGTGCTGCCGCAGCATATGGCACTGGACATTGCTTCGAAGTTGCCGCGCGAAATGCAGGGCATTATAGCGTGCTGCACACCGGTGCCGTCTCTGGTGCGGCAGCATCTGCATGCGCTGCACAAGATCGTGCTGAAGGCGCGCGAGCTGCCTGCGGTAGCGGGTGGCAATCAGGCACAAACGAAGGAACAGCACGCCGACACGCGCTACAAAATGCATTCGGCGTTCGATTTCGACAATCCCTTGGTGTGTCCGCATGACGATGCGGGACACGGTACGGACGATGCGGGTGCTACCAACCGGCCAACGTTGCTGGGCGATTTGACCAACAGGATGGAGGCGGCAACGCCGGTACCAGCGATTAACGCGAATCTGCTGAAAGATGTCCCCGATATGGGTGTATTAGCCGTGCCGAAGATC AGAACGATCGACACCCGCGGACACGTTGGACTGAGTGAAAGCGACGTAAGTGAGGCTAAACTTACGAAACTGCTTGCATTGCACACCAACCATCTG CAGCAGGATCAATCAGAGGAAGCAGGAAGCGAGAATAAAGCTAGTAAATACGAACAGAACAAGTTCAACACACCGTTCGAGCGGTATCTCGAGACGTGCCGTTTGCGTCAGCTAAAAGAACGCAACGACGAAGCGCTACAGAAGCAGCAGAACACGGGCGCCACCAGTAAGCAAAGCACCGAAACACCTTCTGCCGACGTTCTGACCCTCCAGCAACCGATTCCCCCAGCACCGGCCACCGTTGTAGTGGTGAAGGAAGAGGCGTCCCAAAAGGCACCGCCCCAGCTGCTGACACAAAATCAGCTCAAACGGCTCGAGGAAGCAAAGGAACGCAAATCGATCGCCGCAGGTGAGAAGCTATGCTTCAACGGAACGGTCATCATGGAGAAGCCCGCCAATCAAACGCCGGGCAAAAGAAAATCCTTCCCAATGGAAATTAACGTTAGCAGCAGCTCGGACGCGATCGAGCAAGATCTGCAGCCGGCTGCTGGTGAGAGGAAGCCGGCAGACAAGCTGCACATGGAACCGTTCAAGGATCAGTCGAAACCGGCCGGCCCGCACAATGACAGTGCGAACTGGGGCGAAAAGCCGGCGAAATCGAAAAAAGACAAGCAGCGGCAACGGAACAAAGCGAAATCGTCCGTCGGGCAGGGCGGTGGGCGCCAATCGTCCAACAAACCGGTCGTACCGTTCGATTACAATAACGTCGATTTTAGCCGCTTCCAGGGCGGCTCGAAACCGCTCGCCGGACCGCGCAAAGGGAAGCGTCCCGGTTTCGCGTTTACGCTAGCGGACGACCCTAACGagggcagcagcggcaacaacaccaacaagaAGCTGCACCCGAACAGCCGGATAGCGAAGAACATTAAAAAGACGCAGAAAATGTTCAACCTCAGCACGAGCGGTGggcacggtggtggtggaaagcGCAAGTAA
- the LOC121590976 gene encoding exosome component 10 isoform X2 produces MAAKMTDNKKQKKAGKSNAQAAESNGIEMGSPSIKNDQASDNEGIREMCEQGQNAIIAGMKAANAMPSGRSRDLYAAHPEFIKIMDTRANQVLHIIANILQLQGVQGNILHRDPDERLEMIHDFNDNILERIHSNLDEMAGIRKVVPTVLVQSEVQVPVTPRYRLSGAWNERQKGEPVKATLITGTNIARPQVKFKVPVDNSRLNPFVPKIRDKPHSLKPLAVLPEYDEAGNIVSYLHPYEFELDRFQPAKHVFERTTPQEPVPLERTPLMYVDQESQLAELVRELQAAKEIAIDLEHHSYRSYQGFTCLMQLSTRTKDYIVDTLALRDELHVLNEVFTDPKKLKVLHGSVSDIEWLQRDLGLYLVNMFDTGEAARVLQFSRIGLQFLLKHYCNIDTDKAFQLADWRIRPIPENFIEYARKDTHYLLYIYDRMRNELLEKGESLLQTVYDKSTFMCKQRYQKPVMNEDTVMNIYRRSRYVFDHRQMYAFREVLYWRDQIARLEDESPGYVLPQHMALDIASKLPREMQGIIACCTPVPSLVRQHLHALHKIVLKARELPAVAGGNQAQTKEQHADTRYKMHSAFDFDNPLVCPHDDAGHGTDDAGATNRPTLLGDLTNRMEAATPVPAINANLLKDVPDMGVLAVPKIRTIDTRGHVGLSESDVSEAKLTKLLALHTNHLQDQSEEAGSENKASKYEQNKFNTPFERYLETCRLRQLKERNDEALQKQQNTGATSKQSTETPSADVLTLQQPIPPAPATVVVVKEEASQKAPPQLLTQNQLKRLEEAKERKSIAAGEKLCFNGTVIMEKPANQTPGKRKSFPMEINVSSSSDAIEQDLQPAAGERKPADKLHMEPFKDQSKPAGPHNDSANWGEKPAKSKKDKQRQRNKAKSSVGQGGGRQSSNKPVVPFDYNNVDFSRFQGGSKPLAGPRKGKRPGFAFTLADDPNEGSSGNNTNKKLHPNSRIAKNIKKTQKMFNLSTSGGHGGGGKRK; encoded by the exons ATGGCTGCAAAAATGACcgataataaaaaacaaaagaaagctGGCAAGAGCAATGCACAGGCGGCGGAGAGCAACGGCATCGAAATGGGGTCACCATCGATAAAGAACGATCAAGCCTCCGATAATGAAGGCATACGGGAGATGTGTGAG CAAGGACAGAACGCTATCATCGCCGGGATGAAGGCGGCAAACGCGATGCCGTCGGGACGGTCTCGCGACCTATATGCGGCACATCCAGAGTTCATCAAAATCATGGACACGCGGGCCAACCAGGTGCTGCATATAATCGCGAACATTTTGCAGCTGCAGGGAGTACAGGGCAACATTCTGCA CCGCGATCCGGACGAGCGGTTAGAGATGATTCACGATTTCAACGACAACATACTGGAGCGGATACACTCCAACCTGGATGAGATGGCCGGCATACGGAAGGTCGTCCCAACCGTGCTGGTCCAGTCGGAGGTGCAGGTACCGGTGACGCCCCGCTATCGACTGAGCGGTGCCTGGAACGAGCGGCAGAAAGGTGAACCGGTCAAAGCCACGCTCATCACCGGCACCAACATCGCCCGGCCGCAGGTAAAGTTCAAGGTGCCGGTCGACAATTCACGGCTCAACCCGTTCGTGCCGAAGATACGGGACAAACCGCACTCGCTGAAACCGTTAGCCGTGTTGCCAGAGTACGACGAGGCGGGCAACATTGTAAGCTATCTGCATCCGTACGAGTTCGAGCTGGACCGGTTCCAGCCGGCAAAGCACGTGTTCGAACGGACGACACCGCAGGAACCGGTGCCGCTGGAGCGCACGCCCCTAATGTACGTCGACCAAGAGTCGCAGCTGGCGGAGCTGGTGCGCGAGCTGCAAGCGGCGAAGGAGATTGCAATCGATCTCGAGCACCACTCGTACCGCAGCTACCAAGGCTTCACCTGCCTGATGCAGCTGTCCACGCGCACCAAGGACTACATCGTGGATACGCTAGCGCTGCGCGACGAGCTGCACGTGCTGAACGAGGTGTTTACCGATCCGAAGAAGCTGAAGGTGCTGCACGGCTCGGTCAGCGATATCGAATGGTTGCAGCGCGATCTGGGCCTGTACCTGGTGAACATGTTCGACACCGGCGAGGCGGCCCGCGTACTGCAGTTCTCGCGCATTGGGCTGCAGTTTCTGCTGAAGCACTACTGCAACATCGACACGGACAAAGCGTTCCAGCTGGCGGACTGGCGCATCCGCCCAATACCGGAAAACTTCATCGAGTACGCGCGGAAGGACACACACTATCTGCTGTATATTTACGATCGCATGAGGAACGAGCTGCTCGAGAAGGGCGAAAGCTTGCTGCAGACCGTGTACGACAAGTCAACGTTCATGTGCAAGCAGCGCTACCAGAAGCCGGTCATGAACGAGGACACGGTGATGAACATCTATCGCCGGTCGCGGTACGTCTTCGACCACCGGCAGATGTACGCGTTCCGGGAGGTGCTGTACTGGCGCGATCAGATCGCCCGGCTGGAGGACGAATCACCGGGCTACGTGCTGCCGCAGCATATGGCACTGGACATTGCTTCGAAGTTGCCGCGCGAAATGCAGGGCATTATAGCGTGCTGCACACCGGTGCCGTCTCTGGTGCGGCAGCATCTGCATGCGCTGCACAAGATCGTGCTGAAGGCGCGCGAGCTGCCTGCGGTAGCGGGTGGCAATCAGGCACAAACGAAGGAACAGCACGCCGACACGCGCTACAAAATGCATTCGGCGTTCGATTTCGACAATCCCTTGGTGTGTCCGCATGACGATGCGGGACACGGTACGGACGATGCGGGTGCTACCAACCGGCCAACGTTGCTGGGCGATTTGACCAACAGGATGGAGGCGGCAACGCCGGTACCAGCGATTAACGCGAATCTGCTGAAAGATGTCCCCGATATGGGTGTATTAGCCGTGCCGAAGATC AGAACGATCGACACCCGCGGACACGTTGGACTGAGTGAAAGCGACGTAAGTGAGGCTAAACTTACGAAACTGCTTGCATTGCACACCAACCATCTG CAGGATCAATCAGAGGAAGCAGGAAGCGAGAATAAAGCTAGTAAATACGAACAGAACAAGTTCAACACACCGTTCGAGCGGTATCTCGAGACGTGCCGTTTGCGTCAGCTAAAAGAACGCAACGACGAAGCGCTACAGAAGCAGCAGAACACGGGCGCCACCAGTAAGCAAAGCACCGAAACACCTTCTGCCGACGTTCTGACCCTCCAGCAACCGATTCCCCCAGCACCGGCCACCGTTGTAGTGGTGAAGGAAGAGGCGTCCCAAAAGGCACCGCCCCAGCTGCTGACACAAAATCAGCTCAAACGGCTCGAGGAAGCAAAGGAACGCAAATCGATCGCCGCAGGTGAGAAGCTATGCTTCAACGGAACGGTCATCATGGAGAAGCCCGCCAATCAAACGCCGGGCAAAAGAAAATCCTTCCCAATGGAAATTAACGTTAGCAGCAGCTCGGACGCGATCGAGCAAGATCTGCAGCCGGCTGCTGGTGAGAGGAAGCCGGCAGACAAGCTGCACATGGAACCGTTCAAGGATCAGTCGAAACCGGCCGGCCCGCACAATGACAGTGCGAACTGGGGCGAAAAGCCGGCGAAATCGAAAAAAGACAAGCAGCGGCAACGGAACAAAGCGAAATCGTCCGTCGGGCAGGGCGGTGGGCGCCAATCGTCCAACAAACCGGTCGTACCGTTCGATTACAATAACGTCGATTTTAGCCGCTTCCAGGGCGGCTCGAAACCGCTCGCCGGACCGCGCAAAGGGAAGCGTCCCGGTTTCGCGTTTACGCTAGCGGACGACCCTAACGagggcagcagcggcaacaacaccaacaagaAGCTGCACCCGAACAGCCGGATAGCGAAGAACATTAAAAAGACGCAGAAAATGTTCAACCTCAGCACGAGCGGTGggcacggtggtggtggaaagcGCAAGTAA
- the LOC121590235 gene encoding protein BUD31 homolog, translating to MFTALLLLKCKPDTVPPQFLHSFPKIYPFSSTAESKMPKVRRSRKQPPEGWELIEPTLEELEQKMREAETEPHEGKRITESLWPIFKIHHQKSRYIYDLFYRRKAISRELYDYCLKEKIADSNLIAKWKKSGYENLCCLRCIQTRDTNFGTNCICRVPKSKLEEGRVVECVHCGCRGCSG from the exons ATGTTTAccgctttgttgttgttgaagtgCAAACCCGACACAGTGCCGCCGCAGTTTCTCCATTCTTTCCCTAAAATCTATCCATTTTCGTCAACTGCAGAGAGCAAGATGCCGAAGGTCcgcagaagcagaaaacagcCACCGGAGGGATGGGAGCTGATCGAACCAACGCTGGAAGAGCTGGAACAAAAGATGCGAGAAG CCGAAACGGAGCCACACGAAGGGAAACGAATAACGGAATCGTTGTGGCCAATCTTCAAAATCCATCACCAGAAATCGCGCTACATATACGACCTGTTCTACCGCCGGAAAGCAATCAGCCGAGAGCTGTACGACTACTGTCTGAAGGAGAAAATTGCCGACTCGAACCTGATAGCGAAGTGGAAAAAGTCGGGCTATGAAAACCTCTGCTGCCTGCGCTGCATACAAACGAGGGACACCAACTTCGGCACGAACTGCATTTGCCGTGTACCGAAATCGAAGCTAGAGGAAGGACGCGTCGTCGAGTGCGTGCATTGCGGGTGTCGCGGCTGCTCCGGATGA
- the LOC121589825 gene encoding uncharacterized protein LOC121589825, which translates to MDALDGVPRSVLGYPVKTRTQIVATFLVPVIFELMLYIVLTTADILITVEHFRNGAPTWAWFTLTLIWLPAVVCFCSIVSTPERWPERIGCDERTGRFLFNQIAILVFFPLAALYRFSRRIFWSVEALFHDKGSYGRAQAVAKITETSPCELYHFLQAFLQAAPQMMLQLYILLRDGTFRNYDTVTVQVISVVCSFLTMATIITGYQRFESQKIVGRCYPWSTPEQATQRRKQLLRSTSTAVSALATPSIAPEADPIVPNIMRNFYSRYGSEGERESTANERVAVPTAGQSPRKTLNVGAFNFDRQQSKAHQDPYVNFTDDDKLQEFSGPPDTVDRGGSKARPTGRSVSFKLRDTVEELQAMDHYLRSADDVPGYATDDSDDEYLKPDGFDAVPKRPAPPTPEAAAGMFHRVSVFRHMLLFNAEAFIKEKVPRLPEGMFDHANPREGSRKAQGTDDQTDGDAVSLPSRRQTIVGLEQDDVVGKAVLFLGWVMFLLMRMLALSTFYVFFPLYFWMLVANHYLLMIACIVYEVRLHEKLERYFFYLFLAYMYVFSLLEFKIRFVHVRWWYVGYIALVLAENVASLVLWYNLGAFESWWFYFLHHTIVASGSLSVLCFLFYYAFLRPKDKVLFVNED; encoded by the exons ATGGACGCCCTCGATGGTGTGCCACGATCCGTGCTCGGCTACCCGGTCAAGACGCGCACCCAAATAGTGGCCACCTTCCTGGTGCCGGTGATCTTCGAGCTGATGCTGTACATTGTGCTGACGACGGCGGACATACTGATCACGGTGGAGCACTTCCGCAACGGCGCTCCGACGTGGGCATGGTTCACGCTCACCCTTATCTGGCTCCCGGCCGTGGTGTGCTTCTGCTCCATCGTATCCACCCCGGAACGGTGGCCGGAACGCATTGGGTGTGACGAACGTACGGGTCGCTTCCTGTTCAACCAGATCGCGATACTTGTGTTCTTTCCGCTCGCCGCTCTCTACCG TTTCAGCCGACGCATTTTCTGGAGCGTCGAAGCCCTGTTCCACGACAAGGGCTCCTACGGCCGTGCGCAAGCCGTCGCCAAGATAACGGAAACGTCTCCCTGCGAGCTGTACCACTTTCTGCAGGCGTTCCTGCAGGCCGCCCCCCAGATGATGCTGCAGCTGTACATCCTGCTGCGGGACGGCACGTTCCGCAACTACGACACGGTCACGGTGCAGGTGATCAGCGTCGTCTGCTCCTTCCTCACGATGGCCACCATCATTACCGGCTATCAGCGCTTCGAAAGCCAGAAGATCGTTGGCCGCTGCTATCCGTGGAGCACGCCCGAGCAGGCAACGCAACGCCGCAAGCAGCTGCTACGATCGACGAGCACGGCCGTGTCGGCGCTTGCCACACCGTCTATAGCGCCGGAAGCGGATCCCATCGTGCCGAACATTATGCGCAACTTCTACTCGCGCTACGGCAGCGAAGGGGAGCGTGAATCGACGGCAAATGAGCGCGTGGCGGTGCCGACCGCCGGGCAAAGTCCCCGGAAAACGCTCAACGTCGGTGCGTTCAACTTCGATCGGCAGCAGTCGAAAGCGCACCAGGATCCGTACGTCAACTTCACGGACGATGATAAGCTGCAGGAGTTTAGCGGGCCGCCGGACACGGTGGATCGCGGTGGCTCAAAGGCTCGACCAACGGGGCGTAGCGTTAGCTTCAAGCTGCGGGACACGGTCGAGGAGCTGCAAGCGATGGACCATTATCTGCGCAGCGCGGACGACGTCCCCGGGTACGCTACCGACGACAGTGACGACGAGTACCTCAAGCCGGACGGGTTCGATGCGGTACCGAAGCGGCCGGCCCCACCAACACCGGAAGCGGCGGCCGGTATGTTTCACCGCGTGTCCGTCTTCCGCCACATGCTGCTCTTCAATGCGGAAGCGTTCATAAAGGAGAAGGTGCCCCGCCTGCCCGAGGGCATGTTTGACCATGCGAATCCCAGGGAGGGAAGCCGGAAGGCCCAAGGGACGGACGATCAGACGGATGGAGATGCAGTATCGCTACCCTCCCGGCGCCAAACGATCGTGGGGCTCGAGCAGGACGACGTGGTAGGCAAGGCGGTACTGTTTCTCGGCTGGGTAATGTTTCTGCTGATGCGCATGCTGGCGCTGTCCACGTTCTACGTGTTTTTCCCACTGTACTTCTGGATGCTGGTGGCCAACCACTATCTGCTGATGATCGCCTGCATCGTGTACGAGGTGCGGCTGCACGAAAAGCTCGAGCGCTACTTCTTCTACCTGTTTCTCGCCTACATGTACGTGTTTTCGCTGCTCGAGTTTAAGATACGGTTCGTGCACGTGCGCTGGTGGTACGTCGGGTACATTGCGCTGGTGCTGGCCGAAAATGTGGCCTCGCTGGTGCTGTGGTACAACTTGGGTGCGTTCGAGTCCTGGTGGTTTTACTTCCTGCACCACACGATCGTGGCGAGCGGATCGTTGAGCGTGCTGTGCTTCCTGTTCTATTACGCGTTTCTGCGCCCCAAGGATAAGGTTTTGTTCGTCAATGAGGACTAG
- the LOC121590234 gene encoding uncharacterized protein LOC121590234 has protein sequence MNRMTHHYTFEKLGLLTDAGSFQYHLPNPVFVIVILASIAIVVTQMMADQEAVSPIRQLPFELMCTIFDHLDIDSVTNCSLVCRQWKEIIFSDYYIKRFVLQLQSSVSNIRVLEQSDRLYRHVDLKSNTSDFNAMYSILCYPKLKQYLTFKARVKEPWNHVKMITDAIGRMKVLRELYLVNTDARNSVMKTIQICSDSLQLLSLDDVVPAVIKAPYLKTLVLQLFLTYAEANVVLYSYRFPHLKSMKLSASGSSNFFKTEHVEHALSFFAHLTELDELILTDITVNGYIFKAICGSCTNLTKLHLDELCIVNNSTMSSLSNLTKLRELKLQGIYCLTSISFLPVTLPHLDLVAVGDFQMQYETLRAFSSATRIGFLFGETIPMELILAIASQMPRIRQVELPSSRVNYFQSLILLPKLEALVINKCSFEDLPRYVQHPIDVIKELCCPSSVNKPDDRIIALLLDRFPNLKLLKYGNNLKHQIA, from the exons ATGAATCGAATGACCCACCACTATACATTTGAGAAACTTGGATTGTTAACGGACGCCGGCAGTTTCCAGTATCATCTTCCTAATCCG GTTTTTGTGATCGTGATTCTCGCAAGCATTGCGATTGTCGTAACGCAAATGATGGCCGATCAGGAAGCCGTGTCTCCAATACGACAGCTTCCATTCGAG CTGATGTGCACTATATTTGACCATCTCGACATCGACAGCGTAACAAACTGTTCACTTGTGTGCCGCCAATGGAAGGAGATAATTTTTTCCGATTATTATATAAAGAGATTCGTGTTGCAGTTGCAATCGAGTGTTAGTAACATCAGGGTGCTCGAACAGTCCGATCGTTTGTATCGCCATGTAGACCTTAAGAGCAATACTAGCGATTTCAATGCAATGTACAGCATCTTGTGCTATCCGAAGCTGAAGCAGTACCTAACATTCAAAGCAAGAGTCAAGGAGCCATGGAACCACGTGAAAATGATTACGGACGCCATTGGGCGCATGAAGGTGCTTCGAGAACTGTACCTAGTTAACACAGACGCAAGAAACTCGGTCATGAAGACTATCCAAATTTGCAGCGATTCGTTGCAGTTGCTCAGCTTAGATGACGTAGTTCCAGCTGTTATCAAAGCACCCTATCTTAAAACGCTTGTATTGCAGCTGTTCCTCACGTATGCTGAAGCGAATGTGGTGCTATATTCTTACAGGTTTCCGCATCTTAAATCTATGAAGCTGTCTGCAAGCGGATCAAGCAATTTTTTCAAAACGGAGCACGTGGAGCATGCATTATCTTTTTTTGCCCATCTCACGGAACTGGACGAGCTGATACTAACAGACATTACCGTGAACGGCTACATTTTCAAAGCAATTTGCGGAAGCTGTACTAATCTAACAAAATTGCATCTGGATGAGCTGTGCATTGTCAACAATTCCACAATGTCTAGCCTTTCAAACCTTACTAAGCTTCGTGAACTTAAACTCCAAGGAATCTATTGCCTTACAAGCATTTCGTTTTTACCCGTAACTTTACCGCATCTAGATTTGGTTGCTGTTGGTGATTTTCAAATGCAGTACGAAACGCTGCGCGCATTTAGCTCGGCAACGAGGATTGGATTTTTGTTTGGAGAAACGATTCCCATGGAGCTCATCTTAGCCATCGCTAGCCAGATGCCGAGAATTCGACAAGTGGAGCTTCCATCGTCTCGggtgaattattttcaatctCTAATATTACTCCCAAAGCTGGAAGCGCTTGTGATAAACAAATGTAGCTTTGAAGACTTACCGAGGTATGTGCAGCATCCTATAGATGTTATCAAAGAGCTGTGTTGCCCCAGCTCAGTCAATAAGCCAGATGACAGGATCATAGCGCTACTGCTGGACCGCTTTCCTAATCTAAAATTGCTTAAATATGGCAATAATTTGAAGCATCAAATCGCCTAG